One Mucilaginibacter ginkgonis genomic region harbors:
- a CDS encoding hybrid sensor histidine kinase/response regulator: MTAKSFTQKGLRFFLVILLATPWAVFAQPQALKVEHIGTQQGLSQLNVNCIIQDSRGFMWMGTRDGLNRYDGYEFVNYLYDAGNKHSISNNFIEDITEDHDGNLWIATQNGIDKYDRRTNTFTRFLHNDNDANTISTNLTNTLALKGNDLWIGTQKGGLDKLNIKTGHITHYYHLDGDTRTLSNNNIHGLLADSRGRLWVGTDNGLNLYNPVNNGFIKYLHKDNDANSLSGDKINSLFEDSKHNIWVGTISNGLNRMNASATVFTRFIHTTDPRTVSSNNIYVTRENLDGTIWIGTENGGLCVYNPVTNLFTTFSHDDIDNASLNGNSVYSICRDKQNNIWIGAFGGGINLFRRSVTSFEHYKHTFAPGSLSNNFVLDINEDVKGDLYVGTDGGGLNRLNRATGKFTVYKHDDKDKASITGNYVVSLMRDHDNNIWCGTWGDGISIFDPATQKFRSMKHQDGNTNSLANNNVYAMVQTHDAKIWIGLYDGGLDEFDPLTGKFKHYSYDANKPNSLSSNRVISLFEDNAGNLWTGTYDGGINLMDRESGTFKRLFSGKKYQNLDNSSISDITQDSDNNLWFSTTNGAISYNNTTGAIKIIDKRAGLPGDAVNSIREDGEHNIWIAGNKGLSRYNPKTNKVENFSVEDGLQGEEYKPHSAFKSADGTIYFGGLNGFNAVKPSRLVRSGRFSPVVITQLEIANEVVTADQGAGSSPLKADITETTNLKLSYDQADLTFHFAALDYASPNKKEYAYILEGYDKNWNQIGHRTIASYTNIPEGTYKFKVKYRYAGGQWSPESKALQLIVTPPFWRTWWFRLIVVAFFGFVIYVIFRIRVNNINDQKIELESMVLERTEKLKQMSVNERKLREESERAREDAEKANMAKGTFLATMSHEIRTPMNGVIGMAALLSSTPLDEEQNEYVETIKSCGDALLAVINDILDFSKIESGNMELDVHDFDLRDCVEGVLDVFAEKAAKLDLDLVYQIDHDVPSVIAGDALRIRQVLINLIGNAMKFTTKGEVFLSVKKLGSDLDNFELEFNVRDTGIGIEANKLDRLFKAFSQVDSSTTRKYGGSGLGLAISEKLVTMMGGQIGVTSKVGTGTTFTFTIKTKAGVQTGRTYVNLNTTDIENKKILVLDDNFTNRNILETQLRHWKLEPTVASSGDEALELLNQLRPDLIISDMNMPGMDGTEFAAEVKKIAPEIPIILLSSVGNEQSRRLSHLFSAILTKPTKHTVLHKQVIELLKKQESTDKKAVSKPQFSEEFARIYPLDILIADDNEVNRNISAHILRKMGYAPDIEVNGHDAANAVITKGYDIVFMDVQMPEMDGFEATKFIRQHKSKQPVIIAMTANALPGDKEMCIKAGMDDYLSKPMKLNDIITMLEKWGKKVTGK; the protein is encoded by the coding sequence ATGACCGCAAAATCTTTTACTCAAAAAGGTTTACGCTTTTTCCTGGTAATTCTCTTGGCTACGCCTTGGGCTGTGTTTGCCCAGCCGCAGGCATTAAAGGTTGAGCACATTGGTACCCAGCAAGGCTTATCGCAGTTAAATGTAAATTGCATAATTCAGGATAGCCGCGGTTTTATGTGGATGGGTACCCGCGACGGCCTTAACCGTTATGACGGCTATGAATTTGTTAATTACCTTTACGATGCCGGGAATAAGCACAGCATCAGCAATAATTTTATTGAAGACATTACCGAAGACCATGATGGTAACCTATGGATAGCTACCCAAAACGGCATTGACAAGTATGACCGACGTACCAATACTTTCACACGGTTTCTCCATAATGATAATGATGCCAATACAATAAGTACCAATCTTACCAACACCCTGGCATTGAAAGGGAATGATCTGTGGATAGGAACTCAAAAAGGAGGGCTTGATAAACTGAATATCAAAACAGGGCACATTACGCATTATTACCACCTTGATGGTGACACCCGGACACTTAGCAATAACAACATCCACGGTTTATTGGCAGATAGCCGCGGGAGGTTATGGGTAGGCACAGATAATGGCTTGAACCTGTATAACCCTGTCAACAACGGTTTTATTAAATACCTGCATAAAGATAACGATGCCAATAGCCTGTCGGGCGATAAAATAAACTCGCTTTTTGAAGACAGTAAGCATAACATTTGGGTTGGCACTATATCAAACGGACTTAACCGGATGAACGCCTCGGCCACTGTTTTTACCAGGTTTATCCATACCACAGACCCGCGCACGGTGTCAAGCAACAATATTTATGTAACGCGCGAAAACCTCGACGGCACTATCTGGATCGGCACGGAAAACGGCGGATTATGCGTTTACAACCCCGTTACCAATTTGTTCACCACATTCTCGCATGACGATATAGATAACGCCAGCTTAAACGGTAACTCAGTCTACTCGATCTGTCGCGACAAACAAAATAACATTTGGATAGGTGCTTTTGGCGGTGGTATCAATCTTTTCAGGCGGAGCGTAACCAGTTTTGAGCACTACAAACACACGTTTGCTCCGGGCAGCCTTTCTAACAATTTTGTGCTTGACATTAATGAAGATGTCAAGGGCGACCTGTATGTAGGGACAGATGGAGGAGGGCTTAACCGCCTGAACCGGGCTACAGGTAAATTCACGGTCTATAAACACGATGATAAGGACAAGGCCAGCATAACAGGCAATTATGTTGTTTCGCTGATGCGCGACCACGATAACAACATCTGGTGCGGCACCTGGGGCGACGGCATTAGCATCTTCGACCCGGCAACACAAAAGTTCAGGTCGATGAAGCACCAGGATGGTAACACTAACTCATTGGCTAACAACAATGTGTATGCAATGGTGCAAACGCATGACGCAAAAATCTGGATAGGCCTTTACGATGGCGGACTGGATGAATTTGACCCGTTAACCGGAAAATTTAAGCATTACAGTTACGATGCTAATAAGCCCAACAGCTTAAGCAGTAACCGCGTTATCAGTTTGTTTGAAGATAACGCCGGCAATCTCTGGACCGGAACTTATGATGGGGGCATTAATTTGATGGATCGCGAAAGCGGTACTTTTAAAAGGCTTTTTAGCGGCAAAAAATATCAGAATTTAGACAACAGCTCAATTTCTGACATCACGCAAGATAGTGACAACAACCTGTGGTTTAGCACTACAAATGGTGCAATTTCCTACAACAATACCACCGGCGCTATAAAGATCATTGATAAGCGGGCAGGCCTTCCCGGCGATGCGGTTAATTCCATCCGTGAGGATGGTGAACACAACATTTGGATAGCCGGCAATAAGGGTTTATCCAGATATAATCCCAAAACTAACAAGGTCGAGAATTTTTCTGTAGAGGATGGTCTTCAGGGCGAAGAGTATAAACCACACTCTGCTTTTAAGAGTGCCGATGGCACCATTTATTTCGGGGGATTAAATGGTTTTAACGCGGTGAAGCCATCGCGGTTGGTTAGGTCCGGGCGTTTTTCGCCGGTTGTTATCACTCAGCTTGAAATAGCCAATGAAGTAGTAACAGCAGACCAGGGCGCCGGCTCATCACCGCTGAAAGCTGATATAACTGAAACTACCAACCTAAAATTGTCTTATGACCAGGCCGATCTTACATTCCATTTTGCGGCGCTTGACTATGCCTCGCCAAATAAAAAAGAGTATGCTTACATTTTGGAAGGCTACGATAAAAATTGGAATCAAATAGGCCATCGAACAATAGCATCGTACACTAATATTCCGGAAGGGACTTACAAATTTAAAGTTAAATACCGTTACGCGGGCGGACAGTGGTCGCCGGAAAGTAAGGCACTTCAGTTGATAGTAACCCCACCATTCTGGCGAACGTGGTGGTTTAGATTAATTGTAGTGGCATTTTTCGGTTTTGTGATCTACGTTATCTTCAGGATCCGGGTAAATAACATTAATGACCAGAAGATAGAGTTGGAAAGCATGGTGCTGGAACGTACCGAGAAGCTAAAGCAGATGTCTGTCAACGAGCGCAAACTGCGCGAAGAATCTGAACGTGCGCGTGAAGATGCTGAAAAGGCCAACATGGCTAAAGGAACGTTTCTGGCTACCATGAGCCACGAGATACGCACGCCTATGAACGGTGTTATCGGCATGGCGGCATTGCTATCATCTACGCCTTTGGATGAAGAGCAAAACGAATATGTAGAAACCATTAAAAGCTGTGGCGATGCGCTGCTGGCAGTAATTAATGATATTCTGGATTTCTCAAAGATCGAGTCGGGCAACATGGAGTTGGATGTGCACGATTTTGATCTGCGCGACTGCGTAGAAGGGGTATTGGATGTATTTGCTGAGAAAGCGGCCAAACTTGATCTTGATCTGGTTTATCAGATAGATCACGATGTGCCGTCTGTTATAGCGGGTGATGCACTGCGCATCCGCCAGGTGCTGATCAACCTCATAGGCAATGCCATGAAGTTTACCACTAAAGGCGAGGTGTTCTTGTCTGTCAAAAAACTGGGTAGCGACTTGGATAACTTTGAGCTTGAGTTTAACGTGCGCGATACCGGCATAGGCATAGAAGCGAATAAGCTCGACAGGTTATTTAAGGCATTCTCACAGGTAGATTCAAGCACCACGCGTAAATATGGCGGCTCCGGACTTGGCCTCGCTATCAGCGAAAAACTGGTGACCATGATGGGTGGCCAAATTGGCGTGACGAGTAAAGTAGGCACCGGTACTACATTCACGTTTACCATCAAAACAAAAGCGGGAGTACAAACAGGCCGCACCTATGTTAACCTGAACACTACCGACATAGAAAATAAAAAAATATTGGTGCTCGACGATAATTTCACCAACCGCAATATACTTGAAACGCAACTGCGGCACTGGAAACTGGAGCCAACCGTCGCGTCATCAGGTGATGAGGCACTGGAACTTTTAAATCAGTTACGACCGGACCTTATCATCAGTGATATGAACATGCCGGGCATGGATGGAACTGAGTTCGCGGCAGAGGTAAAAAAGATCGCGCCCGAAATTCCTATCATACTGCTCAGTTCAGTAGGTAATGAACAAAGCCGCAGGCTGTCACACCTTTTTAGTGCCATCCTTACAAAGCCTACAAAGCATACGGTATTGCACAAGCAGGTGATAGAATTGCTTAAAAAGCAAGAATCGACAGATAAGAAAGCGGTATCAAAACCACAGTTTAGCGAAGAGTTTGCCAGAATATACCCGTTAGATATTTTAATTGCGGATGACAACGAAGTGAACCGCAATATCAGCGCGCATATTTTAAGAAAAATGGGTTACGCGCCGGATATCGAAGTAAATGGCCATGACGCCGCTAACGCTGTCATCACCAAAGGTTACGATATTGTTTTTATGGACGTGCAAATGCCGGAGATGGATGGTTTTGAAGCAACAAAGTTTATCCGCCAGCATAAAAGCAAACAACCTGTTATTATCGCCATGACTGCCAACGCGTTACCCGGCGATAAAGAAATGTGTATCAAAGCGGGTATGGACGATTACCTGAGCAAGCCCATGAAGCTCAACGACATTATCACGATGTTAGAAAAGTGGGGTAAAAAGGTAACCGGAAAGTAA
- a CDS encoding APC family permease, with product MEQHQLERGLSLTQGTAINMIDMVGIGPFVTLPFIVGAMKGQQCIIAWLLGALLAFMDGSIWAEMGAKWPHAGGSYVFLQKLYGKYGKMFAFLFIWQTTIQAPLVIASGAIGFSQYLTYLVHLTDGEQKIVSGCLVILMVLLLYRNIKTVGKISVILWIITGGTFLWLIGSGFGSFDSKQAFTVSKDAWDLTPLFFVGLGQASLKTVYSYLGYYNVCHLGAEIKEPERNIPKAIFISIAGIAVLYLGMQIMVLGVLPWQTVAASKFPISLYFEHIYNSGVARFATSLILIIALSSLFSVTLGYSRVPYAAAIDGNFFKIFGQVHPTKRFPHVSLLILGAFAFVFSLLFKMQEVITAIVTMRIIIQFLGQAIGIIIWHRQKPNEERPYKMKFFPIPAIIAIAVWLFILLMSPGKYILMACGVITSGLILYYFWHRFNKPAVA from the coding sequence ATGGAACAGCACCAATTAGAGCGCGGCCTGTCTTTAACGCAGGGCACTGCTATCAATATGATAGATATGGTTGGTATCGGTCCGTTTGTCACCTTGCCTTTTATTGTCGGCGCCATGAAAGGCCAGCAATGCATCATTGCCTGGTTATTGGGCGCTTTGTTAGCCTTTATGGATGGCTCGATCTGGGCGGAGATGGGAGCGAAGTGGCCGCATGCCGGCGGTAGTTATGTCTTTCTGCAAAAGTTATATGGCAAATACGGTAAAATGTTTGCCTTTCTTTTTATCTGGCAAACCACCATACAGGCGCCTTTGGTTATTGCCAGCGGCGCTATAGGCTTTTCGCAATACCTAACATACCTGGTGCATTTAACGGATGGTGAGCAGAAGATAGTAAGCGGCTGCCTGGTAATACTCATGGTGCTGCTGTTATACCGCAACATCAAAACCGTTGGCAAGATATCTGTGATACTCTGGATCATCACAGGTGGTACATTTTTGTGGTTAATAGGCTCCGGCTTTGGCTCCTTTGACAGCAAGCAAGCATTTACTGTAAGTAAGGACGCGTGGGACTTGACACCTCTGTTCTTTGTAGGCCTGGGGCAGGCTTCGCTTAAGACAGTGTATTCTTACCTAGGTTATTATAACGTTTGCCATCTGGGAGCGGAAATAAAAGAGCCTGAGAGGAATATACCAAAGGCAATTTTTATATCCATCGCGGGCATTGCTGTCTTATACTTAGGCATGCAGATCATGGTATTGGGTGTATTACCATGGCAAACGGTCGCGGCCTCGAAGTTCCCCATCAGTTTGTACTTCGAGCATATTTATAATAGTGGCGTTGCAAGGTTTGCAACCTCGCTAATCCTTATAATTGCGCTGTCGTCTTTGTTTTCCGTCACACTCGGTTATTCGAGGGTGCCTTATGCTGCTGCCATAGATGGTAACTTCTTTAAGATATTTGGGCAAGTCCATCCTACAAAGCGTTTTCCGCATGTATCGCTATTAATTTTGGGTGCGTTCGCGTTTGTGTTTAGCCTGTTATTTAAAATGCAGGAGGTGATCACCGCCATAGTAACTATGCGTATCATTATTCAATTTTTGGGTCAGGCGATTGGGATTATCATCTGGCATCGCCAAAAACCCAATGAGGAGCGTCCTTACAAAATGAAATTCTTTCCAATACCGGCAATAATCGCGATAGCAGTTTGGCTATTTATTTTGCTCATGAGCCCGGGCAAATACATTTTAATGGCTTGCGGAGTGATCACGTCAGGCTTAATTCTATATTATTTCTGGCACCGATTTAATAAACCTGCCGTGGCTTAA
- a CDS encoding zinc dependent phospholipase C family protein, with the protein MFKNFSRCIAFTLFILGCSVGTASAYAILAHEAIVDACWNKQIKPMLRARFPNTPDTAFRIAHSYCYGGAMVADMGYLPGGSEYFSDLMHYVRSGDMVTNLIKESRDVNEYAFALGALSHYRADEFGHSRATNVTVPLLYKKLKNQYGSVVTYNDNPLSHSRIEFSFDVLQIARGNYNSQEYHDFIGFNVSNPVLERALLKTYGESIDELFSNFDGSVKTFRWGVKNLMPTLINKTWKSNKDSILARHPEMTARKFKYRMKAREFHQEFGTGEAKPGFWARTLSWLINGLPKIGPLKTLKYVDPGREGERNFIHSFDTILVVYSRDLTGIAEGAPLSLADINFDTGTVTAIGTYDLADQTYADLLISLQDHDFKSLTQDLKANILNFYKDPQNIPVSNKYPIKCEDVEAALKSLKVANPQN; encoded by the coding sequence ATGTTCAAGAATTTTAGCCGCTGTATCGCATTTACCCTGTTCATTCTCGGATGTAGCGTCGGCACCGCCAGCGCTTATGCCATACTTGCCCACGAGGCAATCGTTGATGCCTGCTGGAACAAGCAGATAAAACCAATGCTAAGGGCGCGCTTCCCAAATACACCGGATACAGCTTTCAGAATTGCTCATTCCTATTGTTATGGCGGTGCCATGGTTGCAGACATGGGTTATCTTCCCGGCGGCAGCGAATACTTTAGTGACCTGATGCACTATGTACGAAGCGGCGACATGGTGACAAACCTTATCAAAGAATCGCGCGATGTAAATGAATATGCGTTTGCATTGGGGGCGCTTTCTCATTACCGAGCTGACGAATTCGGCCACTCGCGGGCTACAAATGTTACAGTACCATTGCTTTACAAAAAGCTTAAAAATCAATATGGCAGTGTGGTTACCTATAATGATAACCCATTGTCTCATAGTAGGATAGAATTCTCCTTCGATGTGTTACAAATAGCGCGCGGCAATTACAACAGCCAGGAATACCATGATTTTATAGGCTTCAATGTATCTAACCCGGTTTTAGAAAGGGCATTGCTAAAAACTTATGGTGAAAGCATAGATGAGTTGTTTAGCAATTTTGACGGGAGTGTAAAAACGTTTAGGTGGGGCGTAAAAAACCTGATGCCTACTTTAATTAATAAAACCTGGAAATCTAATAAAGACAGCATACTGGCCCGCCATCCCGAAATGACAGCCCGTAAGTTCAAGTACCGTATGAAAGCCCGGGAGTTTCATCAAGAGTTTGGTACGGGAGAAGCCAAGCCGGGGTTCTGGGCAAGAACCTTAAGCTGGCTCATTAATGGTTTACCTAAGATCGGTCCGCTTAAAACGCTCAAATATGTAGATCCGGGCCGTGAAGGCGAGCGCAACTTTATCCACAGTTTTGATACGATACTGGTTGTTTATTCTCGCGACCTTACCGGTATTGCAGAGGGCGCTCCATTGAGCCTTGCAGACATTAATTTCGACACGGGTACAGTCACTGCTATTGGCACTTATGACCTTGCCGACCAAACGTATGCGGATTTATTGATCAGCTTGCAAGACCATGATTTTAAAAGTCTTACTCAGGATTTAAAAGCCAACATCCTGAATTTTTATAAGGATCCGCAAAACATCCCCGTTTCAAATAAATACCCAATTAAGTGCGAAGATGTTGAGGCTGCATTAAAAAGTTTAAAAGTGGCAAATCCTCAAAACTAA
- a CDS encoding DUF5996 family protein, which produces MAVTIKNSHWPQLNFSDYGDTLATVQLWTQIVGKIRLRKSPWLNHSWHVSLYISARGLTTNSIPYDGGCFDIEFDFVSHLLVVRNSAGQTGTIELRSLSVAGFYEHLMKLLPEMGIDVEIYAKPNEVDPAIPFAEDETHKTYDGAAMNKLWQAMVNVNNVFKRFRAGFSGKCSPEHIFWGAFDLAVTRFSGRTAPLHPGGAPNMPVRVMQEAYSHEVSSCGFWPGSADSPHAIFYSYCYPTLDAFSKQIVEPSQAGFNADLGEFVLPYDAIRSAKDPEAVLLRFLQTTYEAAAHTGNWDRPAMEADLTIYER; this is translated from the coding sequence ATGGCTGTAACTATAAAGAATTCGCACTGGCCACAACTTAATTTTTCTGATTACGGCGATACTCTTGCTACAGTCCAATTGTGGACACAAATAGTGGGCAAGATCCGTCTACGCAAATCGCCGTGGCTAAACCATTCCTGGCATGTAAGCCTTTACATAAGCGCAAGGGGCTTAACAACCAACAGCATTCCTTATGATGGTGGTTGTTTTGATATCGAATTCGACTTTGTAAGCCACCTGCTGGTAGTGCGTAATTCTGCAGGGCAAACAGGAACGATAGAGCTTAGATCGCTATCAGTAGCCGGCTTTTACGAACACTTAATGAAGCTTTTACCTGAAATGGGCATTGATGTGGAAATTTACGCCAAGCCTAATGAAGTTGACCCGGCGATCCCCTTTGCAGAAGATGAAACGCATAAAACTTACGACGGCGCCGCGATGAACAAGTTGTGGCAGGCAATGGTGAACGTTAACAACGTATTTAAGCGGTTTAGGGCTGGCTTTAGCGGCAAATGCAGTCCCGAGCATATTTTTTGGGGCGCATTTGACCTGGCGGTCACTCGTTTTTCCGGACGCACTGCTCCGTTGCATCCGGGTGGCGCGCCTAATATGCCGGTGCGGGTAATGCAGGAAGCTTACTCGCACGAGGTATCGTCATGCGGGTTTTGGCCGGGCAGTGCCGATTCACCTCATGCTATCTTCTACTCCTATTGTTATCCAACTTTGGATGCTTTTTCAAAACAAATTGTAGAACCATCACAAGCCGGATTTAATGCCGACCTGGGTGAATTTGTTCTGCCTTATGATGCGATTCGGTCTGCAAAAGATCCTGAAGCCGTGTTGCTACGCTTTTTGCAGACCACGTACGAAGCCGCAGCGCATACCGGCAATTGGGACCGCCCAGCCATGGAGGCCGACCTTACGATCTACGAGCGTTAA
- a CDS encoding GlcG/HbpS family heme-binding protein, with product MDITIEQAELISSAARKKAQEIGVPMNIAIVDAGANLKAFHRMDNAWLGSIDIAIRKAKTARLFDMESGDLGKLSQPEEPLYGIEVTNGGLVSFPGGIPLKNTAGEIVGAIGVSGGTVQQDREVALTGAGAFV from the coding sequence ATGGATATCACGATTGAACAGGCAGAACTAATATCAAGCGCTGCACGGAAAAAAGCACAAGAGATTGGCGTGCCAATGAATATAGCCATTGTAGATGCGGGCGCGAACCTAAAAGCGTTTCACCGTATGGATAACGCGTGGCTGGGGTCTATCGATATAGCTATCAGAAAAGCTAAAACGGCAAGGCTCTTTGATATGGAGAGCGGCGACCTGGGTAAACTGTCCCAACCCGAAGAACCACTTTACGGTATCGAAGTAACTAATGGCGGATTGGTTTCTTTTCCCGGAGGCATACCGCTTAAAAATACAGCAGGAGAAATTGTGGGTGCAATAGGGGTATCAGGCGGCACGGTACAGCAAGACCGCGAAGTAGCATTGACAGGCGCGGGTGCCTTTGTTTAA
- a CDS encoding c-type cytochrome: MNDEQIEYRRAYTVGEAIYYQHCRNCHGDKGEGLSALMPPLTDKEFLAKNQKQLACIIKNGANQLLIINKKPYQNQMPPSGLAPIEIAQVLTYINNNFGNDKGLVTVTTVESQLKNCN, translated from the coding sequence ATGAACGATGAACAAATTGAATACCGCCGCGCTTATACCGTGGGTGAAGCCATTTACTATCAACACTGCCGCAATTGCCACGGCGACAAAGGCGAAGGCCTTTCGGCGTTGATGCCGCCATTGACAGACAAAGAATTTCTCGCCAAAAACCAAAAACAGCTGGCCTGCATTATTAAAAACGGTGCAAACCAACTGCTTATCATCAATAAAAAGCCCTACCAAAACCAGATGCCACCATCCGGTTTAGCGCCTATAGAGATTGCGCAAGTGCTAACCTATATCAATAACAACTTCGGGAACGATAAGGGCTTGGTAACAGTAACGACGGTTGAATCCCAGCTAAAAAACTGCAATTAA
- a CDS encoding SCO family protein, which translates to MKRILHLLLIAALFYSCTGSQSASTLPILGNRDVQSKTVNGKTVADTIYQTIPAFKYVDQYGDSISNKSLDGNIYVADFFFTTCPSICPVMHRNMLKVYQDFKNTGDFKIVSYTIDPKHDSVNVLKAYADKLGVDNKSWLFLQGQKEATYKLAKAHMVEAREGNVHDGYFILIDKQKRIRGSYLGTDAAQVDKMIADIKILQAEPEQHIAQ; encoded by the coding sequence ATGAAAAGGATCTTACACCTGCTGCTTATTGCAGCATTATTTTACAGTTGTACTGGTTCACAAAGCGCCTCTACCCTGCCTATTTTGGGTAACCGCGATGTACAGTCAAAAACGGTTAACGGCAAAACGGTTGCAGATACCATTTACCAGACTATACCTGCATTTAAATATGTCGATCAGTACGGTGACAGCATTAGCAACAAAAGCCTTGACGGAAATATTTATGTAGCCGATTTCTTTTTCACCACATGCCCCAGCATTTGCCCTGTTATGCACCGCAATATGCTTAAGGTTTACCAGGATTTTAAAAACACAGGTGATTTTAAGATCGTATCATATACCATCGACCCGAAACACGATAGTGTAAATGTGCTCAAGGCTTATGCCGACAAATTAGGCGTTGACAATAAAAGCTGGTTGTTTTTGCAGGGGCAAAAAGAAGCGACTTACAAACTAGCCAAAGCACACATGGTTGAAGCGCGCGAGGGAAACGTGCACGACGGTTATTTTATCCTGATAGACAAGCAAAAACGCATCCGCGGCTCTTATTTAGGTACAGACGCTGCACAGGTTGATAAGATGATCGCCGATATCAAAATCTTGCAGGCCGAGCCTGAACAGCATATCGCGCAATGA